One segment of Halomonas sp. TD01 DNA contains the following:
- the trmA gene encoding tRNA (uridine(54)-C5)-methyltransferase TrmA, translating into MAIPTVEPERYAEQLAEKQAYVEKTFAAFTTPTLEVYPSPPSYYRQRCEFRIWHEDDDLFYAMFEVDSDNPKNKRIVRLDQFPVASEHINALMPRLREAFLASDELRRRLFQVEFLTTLSGEALVTLIYHRPLGEAWEAEARALEETLGIMIIGRSRKQRLVLTRDHVWERLTVDGRELVYQQVENSFTQPNAHICQTMLSWAREATADHQHEDLVELYCGNGNFTIALADNFRRVLATEISRTSVASANVNLDANGVTNAQVARMSAEEFALALKGEKTGRRVTEMGLDTYEFSTVLVDPPRSGLDVQSCHQISEYAQIVYISCNPATLAENLTILTQTHHIERFALFDQFPFTKHCECGVLLTRKNSGL; encoded by the coding sequence TTGGCGATCCCCACTGTAGAACCAGAACGCTATGCCGAACAGCTCGCTGAAAAGCAAGCCTACGTGGAGAAGACCTTTGCGGCGTTCACCACGCCCACGCTTGAAGTCTACCCCTCGCCGCCAAGCTATTACCGGCAGCGCTGCGAGTTTCGCATCTGGCATGAAGACGATGACCTCTTCTACGCTATGTTTGAGGTCGATTCGGACAATCCCAAAAACAAGCGCATTGTGCGTTTGGACCAGTTTCCCGTCGCCAGTGAGCATATCAATGCGCTTATGCCGCGTCTGCGGGAAGCGTTTCTTGCTAGCGATGAGCTTCGCCGCCGCTTGTTTCAAGTGGAGTTTTTAACCACCTTATCCGGCGAAGCCTTGGTAACGCTGATTTACCATCGTCCGCTAGGCGAGGCCTGGGAAGCCGAGGCCCGCGCACTGGAAGAGACGCTTGGCATCATGATTATTGGCCGCTCTCGCAAGCAGCGTTTGGTGCTAACCCGGGATCATGTGTGGGAGCGCTTAACCGTTGATGGCCGTGAGTTGGTTTATCAGCAGGTCGAAAACAGCTTTACTCAGCCAAATGCGCATATCTGCCAGACCATGCTTAGCTGGGCTAGAGAGGCCACCGCCGATCATCAACATGAAGACTTGGTGGAGCTTTATTGTGGTAACGGCAATTTTACCATTGCGCTAGCGGATAACTTTCGCCGTGTATTGGCGACTGAGATTTCCCGTACCTCGGTTGCTAGCGCTAACGTCAACCTGGACGCTAACGGCGTGACCAATGCTCAGGTGGCAAGAATGTCCGCTGAAGAGTTCGCACTGGCGTTAAAAGGCGAGAAAACAGGTCGTCGAGTGACGGAGATGGGCTTAGACACATACGAGTTTTCCACCGTGTTGGTAGACCCGCCAAGATCAGGTCTGGACGTTCAAAGCTGTCATCAAATCAGCGAATACGCTCAAATCGTCTATATTTCATGCAACCCGGCAACGCTTGCTGAAAACTTAACCATACTGACTCAAACGCATCATATTGAGCGGTTCGCGCTTTTTGATCAGTTCCCATTTACCAAGCATTGTGAATGCGGTGTCTTACTCACACGAAAGAACTCTGGGCTATAG
- the murI gene encoding glutamate racemase yields the protein MSGPVLLFDSGVGGLSVAHALRQHYPHLAMCYACDNAWLPYGLRDDVTLSRRIVAVCKAAVDACQASVLVVACNTASTLALEGLRATLDIPVVGTVPAIKPAALSSQTRHIGLLATTATVNRPYTQALINSFASDCTVTKVAADALVTEAEAWLSGTPIDEQRLNLALTPLWQATQANPALDTVVLGCTHFPLLKPELIRLSPVPLVWVDSGDAIARRVGQVAPTLVNSSQDGRCFTTAAAAQLTKGVAHFGFQAPQRLTIPNVV from the coding sequence ATGTCAGGGCCTGTACTACTGTTTGATTCAGGCGTGGGCGGTCTTTCTGTTGCCCATGCGCTTCGCCAGCACTATCCGCATCTGGCAATGTGCTACGCCTGTGATAATGCGTGGTTACCTTATGGTCTGCGCGATGATGTAACGCTCTCTAGGCGCATCGTTGCGGTATGCAAAGCGGCAGTAGATGCCTGTCAGGCGAGTGTCTTAGTTGTTGCCTGTAATACCGCCAGCACCCTTGCACTAGAAGGATTGCGTGCAACGCTTGATATCCCGGTTGTTGGAACTGTGCCTGCTATCAAGCCCGCTGCGTTGAGTAGTCAGACACGGCATATTGGTTTGCTCGCCACGACGGCGACCGTCAATAGGCCGTATACTCAGGCGTTAATTAATAGCTTCGCGAGTGACTGTACCGTCACTAAGGTGGCGGCGGATGCACTGGTCACGGAAGCGGAAGCTTGGTTATCAGGCACACCGATTGATGAACAGCGATTAAACCTAGCGCTGACGCCTTTATGGCAGGCTACCCAGGCTAACCCAGCACTCGATACGGTTGTGCTGGGTTGTACCCATTTTCCACTGCTGAAACCTGAGTTAATCCGGCTGTCGCCGGTGCCTCTGGTGTGGGTGGATTCTGGCGATGCAATTGCCCGCCGAGTAGGGCAGGTGGCACCTACCTTAGTCAATAGCTCCCAAGATGGACGTTGCTTTACGACAGCTGCAGCGGCGCAACTTACTAAAGGGGTGGCACACTTTGGCTTTCAAGCACCACAACGATTAACGATTCCTAACGTGGTGTAG
- a CDS encoding hemerythrin domain-containing protein has translation MLNQLRLDHANMARMLHVLQLKQKTLVSGERPDFQLMREVVDYILSYMDGFASPLEKICVERLQEQAPEHLPLMEQMASDYRKLKPRLSRLSNDIDMILMDNVLPMDRFAEALKAYLDAHRAYLRHEREGLFPLIDKHFSEEDMEELRQALPEGAEKELERLQQAYPELYAELRGAEVPSL, from the coding sequence ATGTTAAACCAACTGCGTCTAGATCATGCCAACATGGCGCGAATGCTCCATGTGTTGCAGCTAAAACAAAAAACACTCGTGAGTGGTGAACGGCCCGACTTCCAGTTGATGCGCGAGGTGGTGGACTACATTTTGTCTTATATGGATGGTTTTGCTTCTCCGCTGGAAAAAATTTGCGTGGAACGTCTGCAGGAGCAGGCTCCTGAGCACCTTCCATTGATGGAGCAAATGGCCAGCGACTATCGTAAATTGAAGCCGCGTCTGTCCCGCTTATCCAATGATATCGACATGATTTTAATGGATAACGTGCTGCCCATGGATCGCTTTGCAGAGGCATTGAAAGCGTACCTTGATGCACACCGTGCCTACCTTCGTCATGAGAGAGAGGGCCTGTTTCCGCTGATAGATAAACATTTCAGTGAAGAGGATATGGAAGAACTTCGTCAAGCGCTGCCAGAAGGGGCTGAAAAAGAACTAGAGCGCCTACAGCAAGCATATCCCGAACTTTACGCTGAATTGCGCGGTGCCGAAGTGCCATCGCTGTAG
- a CDS encoding replication-associated recombination protein A, which yields MDLFDRASVTTSEDVPLAYRMRPLTLNDYVGQQALVGPDKPLRRMAESGVVRSMILWGPPGVGKTTLAELLARASGAHLEHLSAVMAGVKEIRLAVERAQQRTSPTLLFLDEIHRLNKSQQDALLPHVESGLLTLIGATTENPSFEVNSALLSRARVYVLKPLSHEELIQVLTQALNDAEHGLGKRCIEMEEGVLEALAHASAGDARRALGLLETACDFTERHSDREVLHKAVLADVVGHQSSAFDKQGDAYYDLLSALHKSIRSSRPDSALLYMARFLQGGGDPLDIVRRLTAIASEDVGNADPRALPLVIAAWDAYLRLGNYEGQRAIAHAAIHLAVAPKSNRIDRAWKAAQQYVQQQPQLEVPSYLRNAPTKLMEQLGHGQGYRYAHNEAHGYPAGSAHDCWPDDLPKARFYEPSDFGQEKRFGEIMAWREQRDQEADQAP from the coding sequence ATGGATCTTTTTGACCGCGCGTCCGTTACCACGAGCGAAGACGTGCCCCTTGCCTACCGTATGCGCCCACTAACCCTTAACGATTATGTCGGTCAGCAAGCATTAGTCGGGCCTGACAAACCTCTGCGCCGAATGGCGGAATCCGGTGTCGTGCGTTCAATGATTTTATGGGGACCGCCGGGCGTTGGCAAAACCACGCTAGCAGAGTTATTGGCACGCGCATCGGGCGCTCATCTTGAGCATTTAAGCGCTGTCATGGCCGGTGTAAAAGAAATTCGCTTGGCAGTAGAGCGAGCCCAGCAACGCACATCGCCTACTCTCCTATTCTTAGATGAAATCCACCGCCTGAACAAGAGTCAACAGGATGCGCTGCTACCCCATGTAGAATCGGGTCTGCTAACGCTGATCGGCGCAACGACAGAAAACCCCTCTTTTGAGGTTAACTCGGCGCTACTTTCCCGTGCTCGGGTTTATGTACTAAAACCGCTGAGCCATGAAGAACTTATCCAGGTGTTAACTCAGGCGTTAAACGACGCAGAGCACGGCTTGGGAAAGCGCTGCATTGAGATGGAAGAGGGCGTGTTAGAGGCACTTGCCCATGCCAGCGCAGGCGACGCACGTCGCGCGCTAGGACTGCTAGAAACGGCCTGCGACTTTACTGAGCGACACAGTGATAGAGAAGTGCTGCACAAAGCGGTGTTAGCCGATGTCGTTGGGCATCAATCAAGCGCCTTTGATAAACAGGGTGACGCTTACTACGATTTATTGTCGGCACTTCATAAATCGATTCGCTCATCCCGTCCTGACTCAGCCCTGCTTTATATGGCACGCTTCTTACAGGGCGGTGGCGACCCACTGGACATCGTGCGGCGCTTAACGGCGATCGCCTCAGAAGATGTCGGTAATGCTGACCCTCGGGCACTCCCCTTAGTCATTGCTGCCTGGGATGCCTATTTACGCTTAGGCAATTATGAAGGCCAGCGAGCGATTGCCCATGCCGCCATTCATTTGGCAGTTGCCCCCAAAAGTAATCGTATTGACCGTGCATGGAAGGCCGCACAACAGTATGTGCAGCAGCAACCACAGCTGGAAGTCCCCAGCTACCTCCGCAACGCCCCTACCAAATTGATGGAGCAATTGGGACATGGCCAAGGTTATCGCTACGCGCACAACGAAGCCCACGGCTACCCTGCTGGCAGCGCTCATGACTGCTGGCCAGACGATTTACCCAAAGCACGCTTTTATGAACCAAGCGACTTTGGTCAGGAAAAACGCTTTGGAGAGATAATGGCGTGGCGGGAACAGCGTGACCAAGAAGCAGATCAGGCACCCTAA
- the lolA gene encoding outer membrane lipoprotein chaperone LolA, with translation MRDTHIRRSSSLALAASALGLAFAAPIAWASDAAERLTERLDPLENYQATFEQQILDGGGERLQSARGEMWLSRPGMLRWEVDAPYTQIVVSDGDDVYLYDPDLEQVTIQAMDDRVTHTPALLLSGSANDLTASYDVFYEQQDGDDVFTLIPISADTLFEELSMVFDDQTLTELWMMDSTGQRTAITFSDITRNGNIDRSMYDFDIPDGTDVIREEL, from the coding sequence ATGCGCGATACACATATTCGACGCTCATCATCGTTGGCGTTAGCAGCCAGCGCGCTAGGGTTAGCCTTTGCAGCGCCTATTGCGTGGGCAAGTGACGCCGCGGAGCGTCTTACTGAGCGGCTTGACCCGCTTGAGAACTATCAAGCGACGTTTGAACAGCAAATTTTGGACGGTGGTGGCGAGCGATTACAAAGCGCACGTGGGGAAATGTGGCTCTCGCGTCCTGGCATGCTACGTTGGGAAGTCGATGCGCCTTATACGCAAATCGTCGTCTCAGATGGCGATGATGTTTATCTTTACGACCCTGATCTTGAGCAAGTCACCATCCAAGCGATGGATGACCGGGTCACGCATACCCCCGCGCTGTTGCTGTCGGGCAGTGCAAACGATTTAACTGCCAGCTATGACGTATTTTATGAGCAGCAGGACGGTGATGACGTGTTTACGTTGATCCCTATTTCAGCGGATACGTTATTCGAAGAGCTGAGTATGGTATTTGACGATCAGACCTTAACCGAGCTGTGGATGATGGACAGTACTGGTCAGCGCACAGCGATTACGTTCAGCGACATTACCCGTAACGGCAATATTGACCGTAGCATGTACGACTTTGATATTCCTGATGGCACTGATGTCATCCGCGAAGAACTGTAA
- a CDS encoding DNA translocase FtsK — MKVNKAVDKRTQRNSRQPSSTASTGRVKAAKDKARRFGLRLQGSAREGVVVVLLALCVFLLLALFSYDPADPGWSYQGPETDVQNWMGPVGAWLADVLYSLLGASALWWPGMFGYAAWWLMRSRQVRFEIDPVAIAVHTGGLVLLIFGTTMLGALHFYHPDSILPYASGGILGEGLVSTLKPLVSSGGVGLISAALILIGFPLFSGMSWLQVADELGRRLCKVGGWFSARRAKGREKRSQRAAAKAASQKVKEKPLTEFKAAKQESDLQRPSPREDSRQQDSARENSRARREPSFSTTTDTSIPWAAAAFSGALPAEDMPKRASSAAPEQPAPEMDAQKDIEPNDQPSTPAAVAEERREVKTEPKIEPVVENVAEDVVENVEEESPRAPREDAFAVRIDDEDNEPAPSVPLSTKETEPEFDKPGFDKSELNEPDVNQSNVAKPAFDEPVLDEPELDESEPEKSSSRSVPGFQSAAAQSFYSSPGVSRDATEHEIKQDDAIKWEGDVERAVTSASRSMPEPEEAPAITPRDEGYSRPVHAPSPEPRSERVPEVVPEPVWDDEEDDFPTARPTVTAARQEPTLYGAEVPRTEAPRADVSQAEPSRSMTSSEMSSDVASSEEKDPDSGPTLWTVEHLQSQRPAFETFDEPEGDVPSLQLLTPPEPHEPNYTDEQLADMAELLEVRLREYGVKAEVVDTWPGPVITRFEIKPAAGVKVSKISNLAKDLARSLMVKSVRVVEVIPGRPTVGIEIPNPHRAMIRLREVIDSDRYQQESSPLTMALGQDIGGGPVVANLGKMPHLLVAGTTGSGKSVGVNAMLISMLLKATPDELKLIMVDPKMLELSVYDGIPHLLAPVVTDMKEAANSLRWCVAEMERRYKLMAAMGVRNIAGFNGRLDEAESAGAQVADPLWEPQPWEMHQTPPILEKLPYIVVVIDEFADMFMIVGKKVEELIARLAQKARAAGIHLILATQRPSVDVVTGLIKANIPSRMAFQVSSRIDSRTILDQGGAESLLGHGDMLYLPAGSGPPNRIHGAFVDDDEVHRVVDDWKRRGAPEYIEEILSGGVTADALAGLEAEGVDGDDAEQDALYDEAVQFVTETRKASISAVQRRFKIGYNRAARLVEAMEGAGVVTSMGSNGAREVLAPPPIGH; from the coding sequence CGTGAAGGCGTGGTCGTGGTGCTGCTTGCGCTGTGCGTATTTTTGTTATTGGCACTGTTTAGTTATGACCCTGCCGACCCAGGTTGGTCTTATCAAGGGCCGGAAACGGATGTCCAAAACTGGATGGGGCCTGTCGGTGCTTGGCTTGCGGACGTGCTTTATTCGCTGCTGGGGGCAAGCGCCTTATGGTGGCCGGGTATGTTTGGTTATGCTGCTTGGTGGCTAATGAGATCTCGCCAAGTACGGTTTGAGATCGATCCGGTAGCGATTGCTGTCCATACCGGCGGCTTAGTGCTGCTTATCTTCGGCACGACGATGCTGGGGGCGCTCCATTTTTATCATCCTGACAGCATTTTGCCTTACGCTTCTGGCGGTATATTGGGCGAAGGGTTAGTAAGCACCCTAAAGCCACTGGTTAGTAGTGGTGGCGTTGGGCTTATTTCTGCCGCGCTAATATTGATTGGTTTTCCGCTGTTTAGCGGCATGTCGTGGTTACAGGTGGCTGATGAGCTTGGACGTCGTCTGTGCAAAGTAGGGGGCTGGTTCAGCGCTCGCCGTGCTAAAGGGCGTGAGAAGCGTTCCCAGCGTGCCGCAGCGAAAGCTGCGTCTCAGAAAGTAAAAGAGAAACCTCTTACTGAATTCAAAGCAGCTAAGCAAGAGAGTGACTTGCAACGCCCAAGTCCAAGAGAAGATAGTCGGCAGCAGGATTCCGCCCGAGAAAACAGTCGTGCTCGTCGTGAGCCGAGCTTTTCAACCACGACGGATACCTCCATTCCATGGGCAGCTGCTGCATTTTCCGGTGCGTTGCCAGCAGAAGATATGCCTAAGCGTGCATCGTCAGCGGCGCCTGAACAGCCTGCTCCTGAGATGGACGCCCAAAAGGATATTGAACCTAACGACCAACCTTCAACGCCTGCCGCTGTGGCTGAAGAGCGGCGTGAAGTTAAAACAGAGCCTAAAATAGAGCCTGTTGTGGAAAACGTTGCGGAAGACGTTGTAGAAAACGTCGAGGAAGAATCGCCCCGCGCGCCTCGCGAGGATGCCTTTGCGGTGCGTATTGATGACGAAGACAATGAACCAGCGCCTTCGGTACCGCTCTCTACTAAAGAAACCGAGCCAGAATTTGATAAACCTGGGTTTGATAAATCTGAGCTCAATGAACCTGATGTCAATCAATCTAATGTTGCAAAGCCTGCTTTCGATGAACCAGTTCTTGATGAGCCCGAGCTTGATGAGTCTGAGCCTGAAAAGTCATCTTCACGTTCTGTTCCTGGTTTCCAGTCAGCAGCAGCGCAGTCATTTTATTCATCGCCAGGCGTATCACGTGATGCAACAGAGCATGAAATAAAACAGGATGATGCGATTAAGTGGGAAGGCGACGTTGAACGCGCGGTGACGTCTGCTTCCAGAAGCATGCCTGAACCCGAAGAGGCACCTGCTATCACGCCGCGAGATGAGGGTTACTCTCGCCCTGTGCATGCGCCGTCCCCTGAGCCCCGTTCCGAACGCGTACCCGAGGTCGTGCCGGAGCCAGTATGGGACGATGAGGAAGATGATTTTCCAACAGCGCGGCCAACCGTTACAGCAGCGCGCCAAGAGCCAACGTTATATGGTGCTGAAGTACCCAGGACTGAAGCACCCAGGGCTGACGTTTCTCAGGCTGAGCCTTCTAGATCGATGACTTCAAGTGAAATGTCTTCCGACGTGGCGTCTTCCGAGGAGAAAGATCCAGACAGTGGTCCTACTCTGTGGACCGTCGAGCACCTGCAGAGCCAGCGTCCGGCGTTCGAAACATTCGATGAGCCAGAAGGGGATGTGCCAAGCCTTCAGTTGCTGACGCCTCCTGAACCGCATGAGCCTAATTACACGGACGAGCAGCTTGCTGATATGGCAGAGCTCTTGGAAGTCCGGCTGCGTGAGTATGGCGTTAAGGCGGAAGTGGTCGATACATGGCCTGGTCCGGTTATTACCCGGTTTGAGATTAAACCGGCGGCTGGGGTGAAAGTTTCTAAAATCAGTAACCTTGCCAAAGATCTGGCGCGCTCGTTAATGGTCAAGAGTGTGCGTGTGGTTGAGGTGATTCCTGGACGTCCAACGGTTGGCATTGAGATACCTAACCCCCATCGAGCAATGATTCGGCTGCGCGAGGTCATTGACTCTGACCGTTATCAACAGGAAAGCTCGCCGCTGACTATGGCATTGGGGCAAGACATTGGCGGCGGCCCCGTTGTTGCTAACCTAGGTAAGATGCCCCATCTGCTGGTCGCAGGTACGACGGGGTCTGGTAAGTCAGTGGGCGTTAACGCCATGCTGATTTCCATGCTACTGAAGGCGACACCGGATGAGCTTAAGCTGATCATGGTTGACCCAAAAATGCTGGAGCTGTCGGTTTATGACGGCATACCACACCTTTTGGCACCAGTGGTCACTGATATGAAGGAAGCTGCTAACAGCCTGCGCTGGTGTGTTGCGGAGATGGAGCGCCGCTACAAGTTAATGGCGGCGATGGGGGTGCGTAACATTGCAGGCTTTAATGGGCGTTTAGATGAGGCTGAAAGTGCAGGAGCACAAGTTGCCGATCCGCTTTGGGAGCCGCAGCCTTGGGAAATGCATCAAACGCCGCCGATCCTTGAAAAGCTGCCCTATATCGTCGTGGTGATCGACGAATTCGCCGATATGTTTATGATCGTCGGGAAAAAAGTTGAAGAACTGATCGCCCGCTTGGCTCAAAAGGCGCGTGCAGCAGGTATCCACCTGATTCTGGCTACTCAGCGCCCCTCCGTTGATGTGGTGACGGGGCTGATTAAAGCGAATATTCCGTCGCGGATGGCCTTCCAGGTATCGTCGCGGATTGATTCGCGCACCATTCTGGACCAGGGCGGCGCAGAGAGCTTGTTGGGCCATGGCGATATGCTTTATCTGCCAGCCGGCTCAGGGCCGCCTAACCGGATTCATGGTGCCTTTGTGGATGATGACGAAGTGCATCGGGTAGTGGATGATTGGAAACGACGTGGCGCGCCTGAATACATTGAAGAGATCTTGTCAGGCGGTGTGACTGCCGATGCGCTGGCTGGCCTTGAGGCTGAAGGTGTAGATGGTGATGATGCAGAACAGGATGCGCTTTACGATGAGGCGGTTCAGTTTGTTACTGAAACACGCAAAGCCTCCATATCTGCCGTTCAGCGTCGTTTCAAGATCGGCTATAACCGTGCGGCGCGCTTGGTGGAAGCGATGGAAGGTGCCGGTGTTGTGACGTCTATGGGCTCTAACGGCGCCCGTGAAGTGCTGGCACCGCCTCCGATAGGCCACTAA